The sequence TGTATTAAAGGAATAACAAGGTTTTGTCTAGCATGATAGAAACTTCAAGAAACTGGTTAGTGTGAAGAAAAAGCTGACAAATTGTTACACCTCTGTGGATATAAGTTTATGCAATAGCAATTTAAgtacataaaattaatatactttGGACTACCAATTTAAGTTGAGGATCTCTCTGTAGAAATGCATACACAAGCACACAAAATGATATGTAGTAAAATAGTACAATTATTGATATTTGTGAAATATCAACAATCTAAAAATCAGGGGTAcagttaatatattatattacatttgtaTTATGCAATATTAAGTATCTTTTTATAGAACACAGACATTTTTGGGTTTGTTATAGACATATGTCTCTGATAAATTCATGAGAGCAAAACACAAGGTATAGAAGTATACAAGTTGATGTTGCCTACTAAAttactttaaagtattttattttctactcaaaaagataaattcagttttgttttatcaCTAGGGGAAAGAATTGGTTTCTTTGACCCTAATTACAGGAAgcatttttgtgcattttaaattttgacactaatgtacatatttacattaaatacttttaagtagttattttattgctaaaaagcTTAAAACTTTCTAAACAATCAATCCTAGCTATACATAGTTCTCATTTATATGCTTTACCTTCAGCTtggttttcataaaataaagaaagaaattactcagacctgtattttaataaaattaaaacttttggtTTCTTCTCTACCAAAGGATGCTCTAAGATGCATAATATCTAAAATGTGCTCTCTCCTTTCTTACACCCCtttgggagaaaataaatttaagatccTTGGCTATGATAGTTCGGAACTCCCAGAGCTTTTTCAATCTCTGAAGAGCCTTTGAGGCACTTGGGAGACCTCTCTTATGGTTAAGGCACCATGAAAACTGTCACTTCCTTGAAGTCAACTCCTTTTTCTATGCTAAAAAAGGGGAGTCCTGTGTCTTTCAGGGAAAAACAATTTTGTCAACAGACACACCTGAAAGTGCAAAAGTCATTCATCCTACAGTGAGTAAAGTATTTAAGAGATAAGTAGTATTAACAGCTACCACTGTAAGCAtaagtatacatatacatataatcatATCCTGGGGAAAAGTCAGATTTATCAGAACGTAtgtattcttttatataaaatgtgatggttttatttattttttaaaatttatatatttttattgtatttttccattaccatttagtccccttatatccccctaCTCCACAATTGCCacaaaaaatgtgatttttttaaaccagagcctaatcattttttattgaggAGATATAGGCAAATTATTTAGTATCTTTtaactgtcttctttcttttaagataGAGCTAATAAAACACCTCCTTTGATTTAAGAAAGGTTAACTTTAGTAATATAAAGTTTAGAGTTTTAGATAGATATTAAATAACTCTCTTTTATCaagaataaagtatttaaaaatttcccttgtttattttagttacattttaATGTGCAAAAGCACACTGTTATAGGTACAAACCAGTGTTATCTCTCAGTtgatgtatttattaatttatccatttattcatcaatatgtatttattgtacaCAATCTTACATATATTTCATAAAGCCCTGAAGATGCAATGGCAAAGATAATAATGATCTTTGATTGTCATTTAACAGTAGTTATATTAGCATGTAACAAGAGTTGTGATTGTGAAATTCAACTATGTCCataaacattcattcattaattgcAGATGACAATTAGAATTTACTCTGGCACTGAATACCAGATATTCAGAATAAAACAACACACTGCCTTCTCACAACAGTTCTTAATCTACTGAGGATGACAGACATGAAGATGTAAGTAAAACAGTGttgcattataataaaattatctaTGGGGTAGTAGAAAGTGCCAATTCTACTAATATGTTagaaaaattcttaataaaaaatgtCTATGTAAGATTGGTGATGAAATTTGAAATGAAGCAATTAGTAAAAACTTCGAGTAATATGAAGGCTGGTATATTTGTGTAAAAATATGTTGAATCATCTACTTTGAGAAGTGGCAATCTGTAGCTGAAGCTGAGGTTGGAGAGAAGAGCAAGAATAagcaaataaagagctttctaaaacattttaataacttcACCTTTATCACATAATTAATTGTAAATCATTTAACTActtaaacttaaatatttaaatagagaagaaacataaaaatcatttcaGGATGATCTTTAATGCAATACTGTGGATGATGAATTGGATAAAGACAATAACCAAAATACTATCATCTTCttgacagacaagaaaaaaatatctcaacTCTCACAAAACCATacttttaaatgatgaaaaatttccAAGAGGGAAGCTGACAGATAAAGGGGGAACAGAGATTCAGGGCATCGTTTTTGCTAAGGCCATACTTGACTATTTGAACTAGTTTTTCCTGCCCTTAAATATCTTGTGTACTGCAGACCTTATCTGTTTAGTTTTTAGGCTATAAATTAAGGGGTTAAGGACAGGGgtcaagaagaggaagagattgGCCATGGTGACATGGAGAAGAGGAGATGCAAATGTACCAAACCTATGAATTAGAGCCAGCACAATAAGTGGCACATAAAAAATGCATACAGTGAAAATGTGAGAAACACAAGTGTTAAGTGCCTTGAATTGGCCATCTTCAGAGGCAATACCCAGCACTGTTCTCAAAATCAGGATGTATGAAATGACAATGAAGATAAAGTCAACTCCAAAGGAGCAGAGGACAAGGAACAACCCATAGATTATGTTGACTCTGACAGGACCGCAAGCCAGCTTCATAACATCAGGGTGGTAGCAGTAACAATGAGATAGAGTAACATCTTTGCAGAAGGACAATCGCTTAAGCAGGATTGGCAAGGGTGCCATTAATACCACACCCCTAACCAAGGCAGCAAGTCCCATCCCAGTAATCCGAGGAGGGGTTAAGACCACAGTGTAGTGTAGTGGGTTTCGAATAGCTACAAATCGATCAAATGCCATGGCCAGTAGGATGGCTGACTCCATGGAGGAGAAGGTATGGATGAAGAACATCTGTGTTAAGCAAGAGTGGAACTCAATCTCTCTATGATTTAGGAGGAAGACATTGAGCACTGTAGGTAGAGTTGATAAAGACAGACCCAGATCTGTGGCTGCCAACATAGACAGAAAGATATACTGGGGCTCATGAAGACTAAAGGTGGTTTTGATAACAAAGAGGATAGTGAAGTTCCCTAAGAGGGCAATTACATACATGACACATAGTGGGATAGAGATCCATATCTGTACAGCCTCCAGTCCAGGAATGCCTATTAGAAGAAGAGTGGGTGGCTGGAGCCAGCTATTGTTTATAAACCCCATAAAGGTATTTCTTGAAATCCAGCCTAGGTCAGCTTCTAAATGTTcctattgaaagaaaaatatacattttaaaacggGAGGACATAATTCATATGACTCCTCTGGACAGTGCTAATCCTGGGCATTTTTATATCAAGGATTGACCTTCAGAACATTTCCAAACCTATCAGGATAACTATCTGAAGTTAAGGCAATAGGTGACTGTTTTTCAAATGTTAGACTAGTAGAATTCCTTTGGCTTATAACACTCTAATCATTGATCAAGTAACAATGAAAATTATGAATATAATTTTGTTCTTATCCaatgtttagaaaaattttattttcagaacattttctatttcttaatttacTTATGTTTgcatctacttttatttttagccaCCTTAGCTGAACCTCTAAAATAAGTTTCTGCACTTACTCCACATCAACATCATGCCTATAAATATACAGGCATCTGGAAACCTGGACAATTTTCCTGttatatatacacagaaataaagCACAGGATATTACAATAACCCACATAAACCCCAAGGCATCATAAAATTTGCATGAtagcatttcttaaaaattaatttctagttgtttgatatgttctttttgaataatatattgatttttaaaatacaaaaaatgtttaaatcaacAAAGTGGTTATTGTCATTACTTCTCAGCTGGTACTAGAACAGTAtcaaacaataacaaataattccttaaatgcaattcaaaatatctgtatgcaatatagaaatatatgttAGGGAATAATAAATACCAATTTTCAGTAGGTATCTTAAAATGGCATAATTGAAGGAAAGAGTATTAGAATTTAAGGCTTatagaaaaagtagaaagatattatatatgattaaataaatatagttagatttaaatcttttgtttaaaCTTGCAAGCAGAAACAAAATTATGATGTAACTACATTTGAACATGAAGGATTGGGAAGAAGGGAAGTAATATAACTAACCTTATctagaaaaacatgaaattaaaattcaatatctttataaaatcattgtacttaaaaatatgactattcaaaaataagaacacacacaaaaaaatgaaaaattagtgaAAGATTTCTTCTTGATTAAACAGCTATAAACAGGGAAGATTAGAATAAAAGATTAATATGCTTTGCTCTAAGCCAAAATTGGAAATatgcagttttaaaattatataaatgtaaaaagcaaCATTATCTTTTCACAGATGTAAGTATATCTTTGAAGGCTAAATCCCAGATGAGTCACAATGCATACATACCCATCTACTGATGTATAGACATAACTTGTTCAGTCATCCATTCACATGATCATGGCAGTGAATGTCTTCTATAGTCAAAAAGACTCGTACATTGTATGCCTAGTAAAGAGCATTTTACAAAGCACATGCTTTTAGCTGAGTTACTGAGTTAGCCCTTCATAAGTAGTGCTCCTAATAAGGAGACCTACTTCTTAAGGACTTAGAATACtaagctttatttaattttttttaagctgttCATGTGGAGTATGGAAGTCACTCATATtgaacaagaaaaaggaagactaTCATGTTTTACAATAGACTGGGGTATCCAAATATACTCACATTCAGTCACTCAACACACTGCATTCCATACAACTCTCTTATAAACATAACAATCTGACCTACCACAATGCACCATGTACTTCATTTagacatacacaaatatatacattacagatttgtatatacacatataaccaacttttctctctttgctttaaCTATCTTCCAGAGTATCTTGGAATTCATCCTCCTGTATTTTTTACATGTCACTTAtctttcccttatgtttttggCACCAATCCAATCAGAACAACCACCAAAAGCATTAATGCCACCATCAACACACCTGTAGCCACCCATGTAAAACTCAACTATATACTCAGTTCATATTGCTGCctatcattttgaatacttcttagtCCTATATGCCTagcccttttcttttctttttttttaagattttatttatttattattagagatggaagggtgggggagagagagagagagagagagagagagagaaacagagaaacatcagagtgtggttgctgggggccgtggcctgcaacccaggcatgtgccctggctgagaatcgaacctgtgatactttggttcgcagcccacgctcaatccactgagctatgccagccagggcttgcctaGCCCTTTTCAATGAGAATATCTTTTGTTTCAACtaacttaattttttctaatCATGTTCTACTCTAGCCAGGTTTCTTGCTTAATATTACCATGTAATACTTAGTCATTTCCACCTCAGAATATTTGTACATCTCCTGATGTAATCTCAAATGTGATCATGCTTTATTGCAATTGATAGTAAGTAAATTCAT is a genomic window of Phyllostomus discolor isolate MPI-MPIP mPhyDis1 chromosome 6, mPhyDis1.pri.v3, whole genome shotgun sequence containing:
- the LOC118500995 gene encoding olfactory receptor 51A4-like, which translates into the protein MGFINNSWLQPPTLLLIGIPGLEAVQIWISIPLCVMYVIALLGNFTILFVIKTTFSLHEPQYIFLSMLAATDLGLSLSTLPTVLNVFLLNHREIEFHSCLTQMFFIHTFSSMESAILLAMAFDRFVAIRNPLHYTVVLTPPRITGMGLAALVRGVVLMAPLPILLKRLSFCKDVTLSHCYCYHPDVMKLACGPVRVNIIYGLFLVLCSFGVDFIFIVISYILILRTVLGIASEDGQFKALNTCVSHIFTVCIFYVPLIVLALIHRFGTFASPLLHVTMANLFLFLTPVLNPLIYSLKTKQIRSAVHKIFKGRKN